From Campylobacteraceae bacterium, one genomic window encodes:
- a CDS encoding DedA family protein: MIYFTLAFVAFLSATLLPMGSEALLLYDVKEGHNVYLLILVASFGNILGSCLNYYLGLKGEVYLEEKKYLKKESILKYKKFFDKYGAYSLLLAWLPIIGDPLTFVAGVLKYDFKVFLAAVSLAKALRYILLVYLVF; this comes from the coding sequence ATGATTTACTTTACTTTGGCTTTTGTTGCATTTTTATCAGCAACACTTCTACCTATGGGCAGTGAAGCTTTATTACTTTATGATGTAAAAGAAGGTCATAATGTTTATCTCCTAATTTTAGTAGCTTCTTTTGGAAATATTTTGGGCTCTTGTTTGAATTATTATTTGGGTTTAAAAGGCGAGGTTTATTTAGAAGAAAAAAAATATTTAAAAAAAGAAAGTATTCTTAAGTACAAAAAGTTTTTTGATAAATATGGGGCTTACTCACTTCTCTTGGCTTGGCTTCCTATAATTGGAGATCCTTTGACTTTTGTAGCTGGAGTATTAAAATACGATTTTAAAGTCTTTTTAGCTGCTGTAAGTCTTGCAAAAGCCTTGCGTTATATTCTCTTGGTTTATTTGGTATTTTAA
- a CDS encoding ATP-binding cassette domain-containing protein translates to MIHIDIKKSLHGNLGEMSLDVNFTLKQGDFLCISGKSGAGKTTLLRIIAGLEEAQGTIKVDDTFWLDKKQFLKIQKREISFVFQDYALFDNMSVEENLLYVKKDIPLAKKLLSLTQMYELRKRHPSTLSGGQKQRVAICRALMKKPKLLLLDEPLSALDNVMRQNLQNEILLLHKEFDTTTIMVSHDVSEIYKLASKVIILENGKIIKEGKALEVLLKHQGSQKFSFEAEILDIKQVDVIYIATLCIAQQLVEIVISKKQKDVLSIGQKIRVGTKAFSPILS, encoded by the coding sequence ATGATACATATTGATATAAAAAAAAGCCTTCATGGAAATCTGGGAGAAATGTCTTTAGATGTAAATTTCACACTTAAACAAGGTGATTTTTTATGTATAAGTGGAAAAAGTGGAGCAGGGAAAACAACGCTCTTACGTATAATTGCAGGGCTGGAAGAAGCACAAGGTACAATAAAAGTAGATGATACGTTCTGGTTAGATAAGAAACAGTTTTTAAAAATACAAAAAAGAGAGATATCTTTTGTTTTTCAAGATTATGCTTTGTTTGACAATATGAGCGTAGAAGAAAATTTACTTTATGTAAAAAAAGATATACCTTTGGCTAAAAAACTTTTATCATTAACACAAATGTATGAACTTAGAAAAAGACACCCCTCTACTTTAAGTGGAGGTCAGAAACAAAGAGTGGCCATTTGCAGAGCCCTAATGAAAAAACCAAAACTTCTACTCTTAGATGAACCCTTATCTGCACTTGATAATGTAATGAGACAAAACTTGCAAAATGAGATTCTACTTCTTCACAAAGAGTTTGATACTACTACTATTATGGTAAGTCATGACGTAAGTGAAATATATAAATTAGCCTCAAAAGTAATTATCTTAGAAAATGGGAAAATCATAAAAGAGGGTAAAGCGCTAGAGGTTTTATTAAAACATCAAGGTTCACAAAAATTTTCTTTTGAAGCAGAAATTTTAGATATAAAACAAGTAGATGTGATTTATATAGCGACCTTATGTATTGCGCAACAATTAGTAGAAATAGTCATTAGTAAAAAACAAAAAGACGTTTTAAGTATTGGTCAAAAAATAAGAGTTGGTACTAAAGCCTTTTCCCCTATTTTGTCTTAA
- the modB gene encoding molybdate ABC transporter permease subunit: MKELFFLISELNYQPFILSFKLAALTSIILFSLCLPLAWYLSQTKSKIKPYLEAISALPIVLPPSVIGFYILISLSPTSAIGGFFNDVFGISLVFNFSSLVIASCFYSLPFMVQPLQAAFEKLNQNMLDASYLAGKSTVETIIRVALPNMKPAVLSAFVITFAHTVGEFGVVLMIGGSIEGETKVASLAIYEFVEVLDYQSAHIYSFIMLALSFIVLLGVYIFNAKSKIRFGEFK; this comes from the coding sequence ATGAAAGAATTGTTTTTTTTAATAAGTGAGTTAAATTACCAACCCTTTATTTTATCTTTTAAATTAGCTGCACTTACAAGTATTATTTTGTTTTCTTTATGTTTGCCTCTTGCTTGGTATCTTTCCCAAACCAAATCAAAAATTAAACCTTATTTAGAAGCTATAAGTGCTTTACCTATTGTACTTCCTCCTTCCGTCATTGGTTTTTATATATTAATTTCTCTCTCCCCTACATCAGCTATTGGGGGCTTTTTTAACGATGTTTTTGGTATTTCTTTGGTATTTAATTTTAGCTCACTCGTCATTGCTTCTTGTTTTTATTCTTTACCTTTTATGGTGCAACCCCTACAAGCAGCTTTTGAAAAACTCAATCAAAACATGCTTGATGCTTCGTATTTAGCAGGTAAATCTACCGTAGAAACTATCATAAGAGTGGCATTGCCTAATATGAAACCTGCTGTATTAAGCGCTTTTGTTATTACTTTTGCGCACACAGTAGGAGAGTTTGGAGTTGTTCTAATGATTGGCGGTTCAATAGAAGGAGAAACAAAAGTTGCTTCTTTGGCTATTTATGAATTTGTAGAAGTATTGGATTATCAAAGTGCACATATTTATTCTTTTATCATGTTAGCCTTAAGTTTCATTGTGCTTTTAGGAGTATATATTTTTAATGCAAAAAGTAAAATAAGATTTGGTGAATTTAAATGA
- a CDS encoding TOBE domain-containing protein has protein sequence MIDYSCNTLKAKVTEIQNMQNLNIVHFQQKEEIFSMISLDLENIKVNSNVLLSINPTHINISKEDNIQISCENKIKAKISHIEEGKLLSYISLRFKEQELQSLISTKKMNDLKLKIKDDVFMYINASDISIKEIL, from the coding sequence ATGATTGATTATTCATGTAATACATTAAAAGCAAAAGTCACAGAGATTCAAAATATGCAGAACTTAAATATTGTGCATTTTCAACAAAAAGAAGAAATATTTTCTATGATTTCTTTGGACTTAGAAAATATAAAAGTGAACTCAAACGTTTTATTGAGTATTAATCCCACCCATATAAATATTTCTAAAGAAGACAATATACAAATTTCTTGTGAAAATAAAATTAAAGCAAAAATATCACATATTGAAGAAGGCAAACTTTTATCTTATATAAGTCTGAGGTTTAAAGAGCAAGAGCTTCAAAGTTTGATTAGTACTAAAAAAATGAATGATCTAAAACTAAAAATCAAGGATGATGTATTTATGTATATAAATGCAAGTGATATAAGCATCAAAGAAATTTTATGA
- the modA gene encoding molybdate ABC transporter substrate-binding protein, whose product MLRLFVIFVLLNNYLYAQRINIALSSNVSYAFVDLKKAFNKKYPKIKIFSSLASSGKHSSLILHGAPYDIFISADMFYPQYLYEKKLALFKPKIYARGSLILFSTKQQNFKKGLSLISNANIKKIALANTKTAPYGKASLSALKKANLFIKNKHKFIYASNISQTITYALSASDLAFIAKASLYSIKLRKYKKDIHWIEVDSSLYPALNQGIILLKRANNNEAAKKFYNFMLEKEAKKILKQYGYNIND is encoded by the coding sequence ATGCTTCGTTTATTTGTTATTTTTGTCTTGTTAAATAATTATCTTTATGCGCAAAGAATAAATATAGCTCTGTCCTCAAACGTTTCTTATGCTTTTGTTGATTTAAAAAAAGCCTTTAATAAAAAATATCCAAAAATAAAAATCTTTTCTTCACTGGCTTCAAGTGGTAAACACAGCTCTTTAATACTTCATGGAGCACCTTATGACATATTTATTTCAGCAGACATGTTTTATCCACAATATTTATATGAAAAAAAACTGGCTTTATTTAAACCTAAGATTTATGCACGTGGTTCTTTGATTTTGTTTTCTACAAAACAACAAAACTTCAAAAAAGGTCTTTCTCTTATTTCAAATGCCAATATAAAAAAAATAGCTCTTGCTAATACCAAAACAGCCCCTTACGGAAAAGCTTCTTTAAGTGCATTAAAAAAAGCAAATTTATTTATAAAAAATAAACATAAATTTATTTATGCTTCAAATATTTCACAAACTATTACTTATGCTTTAAGTGCAAGTGATCTTGCTTTTATTGCAAAAGCTTCTTTGTATTCAATAAAGTTACGTAAGTATAAAAAAGACATTCATTGGATAGAAGTTGATTCTTCTTTATATCCAGCATTAAATCAAGGTATAATATTATTAAAAAGAGCCAATAATAATGAAGCGGCCAAAAAGTTTTATAACTTTATGTTAGAAAAAGAAGCAAAAAAAATTTTAAAACAATACGGATATAACATTAATGATTGA
- a CDS encoding RluA family pseudouridine synthase yields the protein MPFILKKYNAVIGKKIQIFLLQELGLTPSFSQRMMSRHRVFDAQKIAYSNSELVRDDHIYIAEFEGHTRGLQPLLTFKEFALFDKPSHLMIHPNSKNTKYSLLDEIRFHFGEKANQAHRIDAETSGLLLLGLEEKAVKALAEMFEKKAYKKSYLALVEGELKEEIKIDKNIIKEGKKIGVRMKVCEEEEGKSSLTYIKPIKYSKEKNITLVEAIPHTGRQHQIRVHLYSIGYRIVGDPIYGVNDDIVEEYLSKSLDKDLRIKETGASRLWLHANYLEFTYKNVLYKIFSKNKDIYKKFEA from the coding sequence TTGCCCTTTATACTAAAAAAATATAATGCCGTTATAGGAAAAAAAATACAAATATTCTTACTACAAGAACTAGGGCTTACGCCTAGTTTCTCTCAAAGAATGATGAGTAGACACAGAGTTTTTGATGCACAAAAAATAGCCTACAGCAATTCAGAGCTTGTTCGTGATGATCATATTTATATAGCCGAATTTGAGGGACATACAAGAGGATTACAGCCCTTACTTACCTTTAAAGAATTTGCATTATTTGATAAACCCTCTCACTTAATGATACATCCAAACTCAAAAAATACAAAATATTCTCTTTTGGATGAAATACGATTTCATTTTGGAGAAAAAGCCAATCAAGCCCATAGAATTGATGCTGAAACGTCTGGTTTATTACTTTTAGGGCTAGAGGAAAAAGCAGTCAAAGCACTTGCAGAAATGTTTGAGAAAAAAGCCTATAAAAAATCCTACTTAGCCCTTGTAGAAGGTGAGTTAAAAGAAGAGATAAAGATTGATAAAAACATCATAAAAGAAGGCAAAAAAATTGGCGTAAGAATGAAAGTATGTGAAGAAGAAGAGGGAAAAAGCTCTTTAACCTATATCAAACCCATTAAATATTCAAAAGAAAAAAACATCACTTTAGTAGAAGCCATTCCACACACAGGAAGACAGCACCAAATACGAGTACATTTATATTCAATAGGATACAGAATTGTAGGAGATCCCATTTATGGAGTCAATGATGATATTGTGGAAGAATATTTGAGTAAGTCTTTAGATAAAGACTTACGAATAAAAGAAACAGGTGCTTCAAGATTGTGGTTACATGCCAATTATTTAGAATTTACTTACAAAAACGTACTGTATAAAATATTTTCAAAAAATAAAGACATTTATAAAAAATTTGAAGCTTAG
- a CDS encoding adenylosuccinate lyase, giving the protein MVERYAREEMTKNWTQEARYAAWLKVEKAAVKAWNKIGLIPDADCEKIVKNATFSVERIEEIEAITRHDLIAFTTSVSESLGDESRWFHYGMTSSDAVDTGVALQMKDSLEIIIKDVEMLMESIKKRAIEHKMTLMVGRSHGIHGEPITFGLTLAVWYDEMARHLKNLEQTMEVICVGQISGAMGNFAHAPLELEDYAMAELGLKSEPCSNQVIHRDRYARLATTLALIASSIEKFAVQVRHLQRTEVYECEEFFAKGQKGSSAMPHKRNPILTENITGLARIIRTCVTPAMENVALWHERDISHSSTERFWLPDAFITSDFMLHRMNNVISNLTVMPKNMMKNLNLTGGLVFSQRVLLELPIKGVSREDAYRIVQRNAMKVWEKIQDGASSTDANGESLYLGHLLADEELRKSLSEEEIRECFNFDYYTKNVDAIFKRVFK; this is encoded by the coding sequence ATGGTTGAAAGATACGCTAGAGAAGAGATGACAAAAAACTGGACACAAGAAGCAAGATATGCAGCATGGCTTAAAGTTGAAAAAGCGGCTGTTAAAGCTTGGAATAAAATAGGTCTTATTCCTGATGCTGATTGTGAAAAGATTGTTAAAAATGCTACTTTTTCTGTTGAAAGAATTGAAGAAATTGAAGCTATTACAAGACATGATTTAATTGCTTTTACTACTAGCGTATCAGAAAGCCTTGGAGATGAGTCAAGATGGTTTCATTACGGTATGACTTCTTCAGATGCTGTTGATACAGGGGTAGCACTTCAAATGAAAGATTCATTAGAAATCATTATTAAAGATGTAGAAATGTTAATGGAATCTATTAAAAAAAGAGCGATTGAACATAAAATGACTTTAATGGTAGGAAGAAGCCACGGTATTCATGGAGAGCCTATCACTTTTGGTTTAACTTTGGCTGTTTGGTATGATGAAATGGCAAGACATTTAAAGAATTTAGAACAAACTATGGAAGTTATTTGTGTGGGTCAAATTTCTGGTGCTATGGGTAACTTTGCTCATGCACCGCTGGAACTTGAAGATTACGCAATGGCTGAATTAGGATTAAAATCTGAGCCTTGTTCAAATCAAGTAATTCATAGAGACAGATATGCAAGACTTGCTACTACTTTAGCTTTAATTGCATCTTCAATTGAGAAGTTTGCAGTACAAGTTCGACACTTACAACGAACAGAAGTTTATGAATGTGAAGAATTTTTTGCAAAAGGTCAAAAAGGATCTTCTGCTATGCCTCATAAAAGAAATCCAATTCTAACTGAGAACATTACAGGTCTTGCAAGAATTATTAGAACCTGTGTAACTCCCGCTATGGAAAACGTTGCTTTATGGCATGAAAGAGATATTTCACATTCTTCAACGGAAAGATTTTGGTTACCAGATGCATTTATTACGAGTGATTTCATGTTGCATAGAATGAATAATGTAATATCAAACTTAACGGTAATGCCTAAAAATATGATGAAAAACTTAAACCTAACAGGTGGTTTAGTATTTTCTCAAAGAGTATTATTAGAGCTTCCAATTAAAGGCGTAAGCAGAGAAGATGCATATAGAATAGTTCAAAGAAATGCAATGAAAGTTTGGGAAAAGATTCAAGATGGAGCTTCTAGTACTGATGCAAATGGTGAGTCTTTATACTTAGGGCATTTATTAGCAGATGAAGAATTAAGAAAAAGTTTAAGCGAAGAAGAAATCAGAGAGTGTTTTAATTTTGATTATTACACAAAAAACGTGGATGCGATTTTTAAGAGAGTATTCAAATAG
- a CDS encoding ribonucleoside-diphosphate reductase subunit alpha produces MGIMIQKRNGRKEVLDITKIQKMTIESTVNLSGVSQSELELDSQIKFIDGMSSADIQDALIKTAVEKIDIDVPNWTFVAARLFIFDLYHKVGRATGGIKGQAYAHFRDYIKTSQASGKMIPGLEIGFDLEDLNSHIVPERDFQFNYLGIKTLYDRYLIKDKDAEPIELPQQMFMGIAMFLAQHEDDRQGRAKEFYDVISKFEVMLATPTLSNARTNRHQLSSCYIGSTADKIEGIFDTYHEMALLSKYGGGIGWDWNQVRALGGVIDGHKSAAGGTVPFLKITNDVAIAVDQLGTRKGAIAVYLEPWHMDIVDFIDLKKNSGEERRRAHDLFPSLWITDLFMERILEDSHWTLFDPYEVKDLCECFGDEFKEKYIAYENDPSITKNQMKAKDLWKKILTSYFESGSPFLCFKDNANRANPNGHVGHIRSSNLCTEIFQNTSPNIYKIKLEYNDGSFDVFEEEELITVDSGITKKANKVTALDSIGGKQIFIVEKEKIDGDTAVCNLASVNLSKISSKEDIERVVPIAVRMLDNVIDLNFYPLRKVKATNLKSRSIGLGVMGEAQMLAEQQIHWGTQEHFKKIDSVMESISYNAIKASSAIAKEKGAYPTFEGSNWSKGIMPHDHTPQAVNALLNKDLFDSGYDWDALREDVKTNGMRNGYLMAVAPTSSISILVGTTQTIEPVFKRKWFEENLSGLIPVVVPKLSPETWAYYTPAFEIDQLDLIRAAAVRQKWIDQGQSTNVFMSLDKASGKYLHEIYMLAWKLGLKSTYYLRSQSPEAANDVEDRSMECSGCQ; encoded by the coding sequence ATGGGAATAATGATACAAAAACGAAATGGACGAAAAGAAGTTTTAGATATAACTAAAATTCAAAAAATGACTATTGAATCAACTGTAAACTTATCAGGTGTTTCACAAAGTGAGTTAGAACTTGATTCTCAAATCAAATTTATTGATGGTATGAGTTCTGCTGATATTCAAGATGCATTAATTAAAACAGCTGTTGAAAAAATTGACATTGATGTTCCAAATTGGACTTTTGTAGCAGCGCGATTATTCATTTTTGATTTATATCATAAAGTAGGACGAGCTACTGGCGGAATTAAAGGCCAAGCATACGCACATTTTAGGGATTATATAAAAACATCTCAAGCTTCAGGGAAAATGATTCCTGGTTTAGAGATTGGTTTTGATTTAGAAGATTTAAATTCACATATCGTACCTGAGCGTGATTTTCAGTTTAATTATCTTGGAATTAAAACACTGTATGACAGATATTTAATCAAAGACAAAGACGCAGAACCTATTGAATTACCACAACAAATGTTTATGGGTATTGCAATGTTTTTAGCACAACATGAAGACGACAGACAAGGAAGAGCAAAAGAATTTTACGATGTAATTTCTAAATTTGAAGTTATGTTAGCAACACCTACTTTATCAAATGCAAGAACAAACAGACATCAATTGTCTTCATGTTATATTGGATCTACTGCTGATAAAATTGAAGGTATTTTTGATACGTACCATGAAATGGCATTATTGTCTAAATATGGTGGAGGAATTGGTTGGGATTGGAATCAAGTTAGAGCTTTAGGTGGTGTTATTGATGGTCATAAAAGTGCTGCTGGGGGAACCGTTCCTTTCTTAAAAATCACTAATGATGTTGCAATTGCAGTAGATCAATTAGGTACAAGAAAAGGTGCGATTGCTGTTTATTTAGAGCCTTGGCACATGGATATTGTGGATTTCATTGATTTAAAAAAGAATTCAGGAGAAGAGAGACGAAGAGCGCATGATTTATTCCCTTCTTTATGGATTACTGATTTATTTATGGAAAGAATTTTAGAAGATTCTCATTGGACATTATTTGATCCTTATGAAGTAAAAGATTTATGTGAGTGTTTTGGAGATGAATTTAAAGAAAAATATATTGCTTATGAAAATGATCCAAGTATTACAAAAAATCAAATGAAAGCAAAAGATTTATGGAAAAAGATTTTAACCTCTTATTTTGAATCAGGAAGTCCTTTTTTATGTTTCAAAGACAATGCAAACAGAGCAAATCCAAATGGCCATGTTGGACATATTAGAAGCTCAAATTTATGTACAGAGATTTTCCAAAATACAAGTCCAAATATCTATAAAATCAAATTAGAATATAACGATGGTTCGTTTGATGTATTTGAAGAAGAAGAGTTAATTACTGTTGATTCTGGAATTACAAAAAAAGCCAATAAAGTGACGGCTTTAGATTCTATTGGTGGAAAACAAATCTTTATAGTTGAAAAAGAAAAAATTGATGGAGATACGGCTGTTTGTAACTTAGCTTCTGTAAACTTAAGTAAGATTTCTTCAAAAGAAGATATTGAGCGAGTGGTACCTATTGCTGTTAGAATGTTAGACAATGTAATTGATTTAAACTTTTATCCTTTAAGAAAAGTAAAAGCTACGAATTTAAAATCACGTTCAATTGGACTTGGTGTTATGGGTGAAGCTCAAATGTTAGCTGAGCAACAAATTCACTGGGGAACACAAGAACACTTCAAAAAAATAGATTCTGTAATGGAAAGTATTTCTTACAATGCTATAAAAGCTTCTTCTGCTATTGCTAAAGAAAAAGGTGCTTATCCTACGTTTGAAGGTTCAAACTGGTCTAAGGGTATTATGCCTCATGATCATACACCACAAGCTGTAAATGCTTTATTGAATAAAGATTTATTTGACAGTGGATATGACTGGGATGCTTTAAGAGAAGATGTAAAAACAAATGGAATGAGAAATGGATATTTAATGGCAGTTGCTCCTACTTCATCTATTTCTATTTTAGTGGGAACTACGCAAACAATTGAACCAGTATTTAAAAGAAAATGGTTTGAAGAGAATTTATCAGGATTAATTCCTGTAGTTGTTCCAAAACTAAGTCCAGAAACATGGGCATATTATACACCTGCTTTTGAAATAGATCAATTAGATTTAATAAGAGCAGCAGCTGTGCGACAAAAATGGATAGATCAAGGTCAAAGTACGAATGTATTTATGTCTTTGGATAAAGCAAGTGGAAAATACTTACATGAAATTTATATGTTGGCATGGAAACTTGGATTAAAATCAACCTACTACCTAAGAAGCCAATCTCCTGAAGCTGCAAATGATGTAGAAGACAGAAGCATGGAATGTTCAGGTTGTCAATAA
- a CDS encoding ribonucleotide-diphosphate reductase subunit beta, with protein sequence MNGKFEKKLIYNPHSTETLSERKTFGGNPDGMLNFTKAKYQWALNLWDVMEANTWFPKEVQMTGDAKDYKFLSPAEKRMYDLVLAQLIFMDSLQTNNIMDNMNPYITAPEINAILSRQAYEEANHSKSYAVMVESVSDNTDDIYDMWKTDPMLQKKNDFIAKIFSTLGEDLTDESIVLSMFGNQILEGMYFYAGFAAMYALGKSGKMLGSSQMIRFIQRDEVTHLLLFQNMINSTRLERPELFTAELEEKVRVMVREAVEIESEWGSYITQGQILGFTDAIIKQYIQYLGDKRLEAVGYKAEYNVKHPIPWVDGYASFNDQRTNFFEGNVVNYSKGSIDFDDF encoded by the coding sequence ATGAACGGCAAATTTGAAAAAAAACTAATTTACAACCCTCACAGTACTGAGACTTTAAGTGAGAGAAAAACCTTTGGAGGAAATCCAGATGGTATGCTTAACTTTACAAAAGCAAAGTATCAATGGGCTTTAAATTTATGGGATGTAATGGAAGCCAATACTTGGTTTCCAAAAGAAGTACAAATGACAGGAGATGCTAAAGATTATAAATTTTTATCGCCTGCTGAAAAAAGAATGTACGATCTTGTTTTAGCCCAGTTAATTTTCATGGATTCTTTACAAACCAATAATATTATGGACAATATGAATCCGTATATTACTGCACCTGAAATCAATGCTATTTTATCACGTCAAGCCTATGAAGAAGCGAATCATTCAAAATCATACGCTGTTATGGTTGAGTCTGTATCTGATAATACGGATGATATTTATGACATGTGGAAAACCGATCCTATGCTTCAAAAAAAGAATGATTTTATTGCTAAAATCTTTTCTACTTTAGGAGAAGATTTAACGGATGAAAGTATTGTTCTTTCAATGTTTGGAAATCAAATTTTAGAAGGTATGTATTTTTATGCTGGGTTTGCAGCTATGTATGCTCTTGGAAAATCAGGAAAAATGTTAGGTTCTTCTCAAATGATTAGGTTCATCCAAAGAGATGAAGTTACTCATTTATTATTATTCCAAAACATGATTAATTCTACAAGATTAGAGAGACCTGAGCTTTTTACTGCTGAGTTAGAAGAAAAAGTAAGAGTGATGGTAAGAGAAGCGGTTGAAATAGAATCTGAATGGGGTTCTTATATAACACAAGGACAAATTCTAGGGTTTACTGATGCAATCATTAAACAATATATTCAATATTTAGGCGATAAGCGTCTTGAAGCTGTTGGATATAAAGCAGAATACAATGTAAAACATCCTATTCCATGGGTTGATGGATATGCAAGTTTTAATGATCAAAGAACAAACTTCTTTGAAGGAAATGTAGTTAATTATTCAAAAGGAAGCATCGACTTCGACGATTTCTAA
- a CDS encoding LysE family translocator: protein MELIISIFIFALSSSITPGPNTVMIMASGLNHGIKNSLPHVFGICFGFPIMVILLGLGLGFIFEKYTFLHEIIKITGVLYLLFLAYKISTSAKASFKSKKSKAMTFVQAFIFQWLNPKAWVVAAGAISAYTNASSNIYSQVFLIAFIFFLVAFPSVFIWLIFGSKLKKVLKNNKHHRIFNYTMGFLLFLSILPIINELLIKYIL, encoded by the coding sequence GTGGAATTAATCATAAGTATTTTTATCTTTGCCCTAAGCTCTAGCATAACCCCAGGACCAAATACTGTAATGATAATGGCATCAGGCCTTAACCATGGAATTAAAAACAGCCTTCCCCATGTTTTTGGTATCTGTTTTGGTTTTCCTATCATGGTAATTCTTTTAGGCTTAGGTCTTGGTTTTATTTTTGAAAAATACACTTTTTTACATGAAATAATAAAAATCACAGGTGTTTTATATTTGCTTTTTTTAGCCTATAAAATATCCACATCAGCAAAAGCTTCTTTTAAAAGCAAAAAATCAAAAGCAATGACTTTTGTACAGGCTTTTATTTTTCAATGGCTTAATCCCAAAGCATGGGTTGTAGCAGCTGGTGCAATCTCTGCTTATACGAACGCTTCTTCGAATATTTATTCGCAAGTTTTTTTAATAGCTTTTATCTTTTTCCTTGTGGCTTTTCCCAGTGTATTTATATGGTTGATTTTTGGAAGTAAATTAAAGAAAGTTCTTAAAAATAACAAACATCACAGAATATTTAATTATACAATGGGATTTTTATTGTTTTTATCTATTCTTCCAATAATAAATGAGCTCTTAATAAAATATATTCTATAA